A genomic segment from Deinococcus detaillensis encodes:
- a CDS encoding SHOCT domain-containing protein translates to MNGYGYGMNSGAFGWIGMMLFMVVVIVGLVVLVRALNPGPHGGHAGSVFDTDRALQIARERFARGELTKEQFETLKRDLGH, encoded by the coding sequence ATGAACGGCTACGGTTACGGGATGAATTCGGGAGCGTTTGGATGGATCGGCATGATGCTGTTTATGGTGGTGGTCATCGTTGGGCTGGTGGTTCTGGTCCGCGCCCTCAATCCAGGGCCGCACGGAGGTCACGCGGGAAGCGTATTCGATACGGACCGCGCCCTTCAGATTGCCCGCGAACGGTTTGCCAGAGGCGAACTGACCAAAGAGCAGTTCGAGACCCTCAAGCGCGACCTTGGACACTGA
- the crcB gene encoding fluoride efflux transporter CrcB has product MPIWTGISLGGALGALSRYYFNLFIQGRLGQSHWASFPLGTLVINVIGSFLLGLVIALSARDLVSPELRLAFGTGFVGAFTTFSTFEWESDLLLRSGESGRAALYILGNLLSGYVAVLFGRWVASRIGGLV; this is encoded by the coding sequence ATGCCAATCTGGACCGGAATTTCACTCGGCGGCGCGCTCGGCGCACTGTCTCGGTATTACTTCAACCTCTTCATCCAGGGGCGGCTCGGTCAGAGTCACTGGGCGTCTTTCCCACTCGGCACGCTGGTCATCAACGTGATTGGCAGTTTCCTGCTCGGTCTGGTCATCGCCCTCAGCGCCAGGGATCTGGTCAGCCCAGAACTGCGGCTGGCATTCGGCACCGGCTTCGTGGGGGCCTTCACCACCTTCAGCACCTTCGAATGGGAGAGTGACCTGCTGCTCCGGAGTGGCGAGTCGGGCCGGGCCGCTCTGTACATTCTCGGCAATCTGCTGAGTGGCTACGTGGCGGTGCTGTTCGGTCGCTGGGTGGCGTCCCGAATCGGCGGCCTCGTATGA
- a CDS encoding DUF190 domain-containing protein encodes MTWTDAALLKIHLGATDQVRGESTFDWLIQAARQAGLKGATVTQGSMGFGLDGELRHASLFHFAQNLPVVVEIVDEEDKIQRFLEGVQAELTASALITVQRVRLLARSEVVP; translated from the coding sequence ATGACTTGGACAGATGCTGCCCTCCTCAAGATTCACCTCGGCGCGACCGATCAGGTGCGCGGCGAATCGACCTTTGACTGGCTGATCCAGGCTGCCAGACAGGCTGGTCTGAAAGGCGCGACCGTCACCCAGGGCAGCATGGGTTTCGGACTGGACGGCGAACTCCGGCACGCCTCGCTCTTCCACTTCGCGCAAAACCTTCCGGTGGTGGTTGAGATAGTTGACGAGGAGGACAAGATCCAGCGCTTTCTGGAGGGTGTCCAGGCCGAGCTAACCGCCTCGGCTCTAATTACCGTGCAGCGCGTGCGGCTTCTTGCTCGCAGTGAGGTGGTCCCGTGA
- a CDS encoding DUF190 domain-containing protein: protein MNAVLRLYVLAGDRLGGQPLERVIVDTAKSLHLPWAFSRPGIAGYGRHGLEVDLMLLEIRPDRMPITVQVFGAEEQLTSLLLQLQERQMPDRTVVLEPIEMSTVGHRTG from the coding sequence GTGAACGCAGTTCTGCGGCTGTACGTGTTGGCTGGCGACCGGCTGGGAGGTCAACCGCTGGAGAGGGTAATTGTGGACACGGCCAAGTCTCTGCATCTGCCCTGGGCCTTTTCCCGACCTGGAATCGCAGGGTATGGGCGGCATGGGCTGGAGGTTGACCTGATGCTGCTGGAGATCAGACCGGACCGCATGCCAATAACGGTTCAGGTGTTCGGCGCGGAAGAACAACTGACGTCACTGCTTCTTCAGTTGCAGGAACGCCAGATGCCAGACCGGACGGTGGTGCTTGAACCGATCGAAATGTCCACCGTAGGCCACCGTACGGGTTGA